The sequence AAACTACATTAACAGCAGCTATTACTACAGTATTAAGTCAAAGATCTGGAGCGGGAGAAGTAATGAGTTATGATAATATAGATAAAGCTCCAGAAGAAAGAGAA comes from Tissierellales bacterium and encodes:
- a CDS encoding GTP-binding protein; the encoded protein is MGKEKFERNKPHVNIGTIGHVDHGKTTLTAAITTVLSQRSGAGEVMSYDNIDKAPEERE